In a single window of the Cydia strobilella chromosome 13, ilCydStro3.1, whole genome shotgun sequence genome:
- the LOC134746954 gene encoding ommochrome-binding protein-like: protein MELLLLIILITNAETVNRNTIEYFQKHQCYLKDVLASMHHSPNQLAVDRKTNTLYFSSDVDGEYVPVILDINSKDLKLIKGVKDAYAIASNNIDDEIYFGGSNGIHRYRPVDKTLTSLAITNLDIWWLNFKKNIYFIQFPHLNVYVYKDRTIKVVRQLKNTQVNQFVFDREGYIFFVNVSGLYGVKKISHEHILLRAKPQFLGMASDNEGAVFVSSDSAIYMVNKTDQKVKRVVRVPGVMAMAFDNENHLIYSNGQELVRLLAVTETSEDGDTYFCN, encoded by the coding sequence ATGGAATTACTGCTCCTTATCATTCTTATAACAAACGCCGAAACAGTTAACAGAAACACAATAGAATATTTTCAAAAGCATCAATGCTATTTAAAAGATGTGTTAGCCAGCATGCACCACAGCCCAAACCAACTGGCCGTCGACAGGAAGACAAACACATTGTACTTCAGCTCTGATGTCGACGGTGAATACGTGCCTGTGATTCTCGATATTAACAGTAAAGACCTCAAGCTTATCAAAGGCGTTAAAGACGCTTATGCTATAGCCAGCAACAACATTGACGACGAGATATACTTCGGAGGAAGCAACGGCATCCACAGATACCGACCAGTCGATAAAACTCTTACGAGCTTAGCAATCACAAATTTAGATATCTGGTGGCTAAATTTcaagaaaaacatttatttcatccAGTTCCCTCATTTAAATGTGTACGTATACAAAGATAGGACGATTAAGGTAGTGCGCCAACTGAAAAATACGCAAGTGAATCAATTTGTTTTTGATAGAgaagggtacattttttttgtgaacGTGTCTGGGTTGTATGGTGTCAAGAAAATATCACACGAGCATATCTTATTGCGCGCTAAGCCTCAGTTTTTAGGCATGGCTTCGGATAATGAAGGCGCAGTGTTTGTGAGCAGTGACAGTGCTATATATATGGTGAATAAGACTGATCAGAAAGTTAAAAGAGTAGTGCGTGTCCCTGGAGTGATGGCCATGGCGTTTGATAATGAGAATCATTTGATCTACTCGAACGGTCAGGAGTTGGTGCGACTGTTGGCGGTGACTGAAACCAGTGAAGATGGTGACacatacttttgtaattaa
- the LOC134746866 gene encoding uncharacterized protein LOC134746866, with translation MTLERYLQILFILQVTVAREDDNCSIVYDDNKNCLLKELLMMIDHSANQLAVDKKKNALYFSLDSSRGKFSPAVLDIDTKRLTLLEGVKDALAVAVDEETGDVYFGGSKGIYKFTGIEKKVQRLHLKQVVRWLILRGYIYYIQLTDSKAYVYRLFNIKRFRQVQNVTMNQFVFDAERNVFFINGTGLYRVSRYHDTVRLVRKSSNFFGMTTNNDGQVFVSTNEGIYYIKGGLTLVKYTDIRGVVAMTFDRYNNMIYSDSRKLVRLLPMSNKNGVKTSNVNNILLVKLLSYNKIKVLRTTMILKYMKIILILQATTTQGGKYCNIISADEKKCHLRESLVIIDHSANQIAVDKRSNTLYFSFDAGQGEFNPALIGIDTKKLKLLKGVKDAFAIATDDKTGDVYFGGSNGVYKYSQLNSKLMRLDIKQLDVWWLVIRNHIYYIQFPDLKAYVHKCKMIRLLEQLHSSVMNQFVFDAEKNIYFINGTGLYRVGKDDTKVVLLRSTPKFLGMTTNIYGTVYVCSDSGIYYIRKDQKLAKFVSIQGVLALTFDKDNHLIYSDSRELVRLLPMEKRIKKNESRKSLAGDVRNVTVCEVFTMLVSPKPKAIVEEEHQCANSLNTL, from the exons ATGACACTCGAGCGATACTTACAAATACTTTTTATACTCCAAGTGACCGTCGCACGAGAAGATGACAACTGCAGCATCGTATACGATGACAACAAAAATTGCTTATTGAAGGAGTTGCTAATGATGATTGATCACAGTGCCAACCAGTTGGCGGTGGATAAGAAGAAAAATGCCCTGTACTTCAGTCTCGATAGCAGCCGCGGGAAATTTAGCCCTGCGGTCCTTGACATAGATACTAAGAGGCTTACACTACTTGAAGGCGTAAAAGACGCCCTTGCTGTGGCAGTGGACGAAGAAACAGGTGATGTCTATTTCGGAGGAAGCAAAGGAATTTACAAGTTCACGGGGATAGAGAAGAAAGTGCAAAGATTACATTTGAAGCAAGTTGTTCGGTGGTTAATTTTAAGAGGATACATCTATTACATCCAACTAACAGATTCTAAAGCGTACGTCTACAGATTGTTTAACATCAAACGCTTTCGTCAAGTCCAAAATGTTACTATGAATCAATTCGTTTTTGACGCGGAGCGCAATGTCTTTTTTATCAATGGGACGGGACTTTACAGAGTTTCTAGATACCATGACACAGTTAGACTGGTCAGAAAATCTTCAAATTTCTTCGGGATGACCACTAATAATGACGGACAAGTATTTGTAAGTACTAATGAGGGTATTTACTATATTAAAGGTGGTCTGACGCTGGTTAAATATACTGATATACGAGGTGTTGTAGCGATGACATTTGATAGATACAACAATATGATTTATTCGGACTCTCGGAAATTAGTTCGGCTCCTGCCAATGTCTAATAAGAATGGTGTAAAAACTTCAAATGTTAATAATATTCTTCTAGTGAAGT TATTGTCATACAATAAAATCAAGGTTTTGCGAACTACaatgatattaaaatatatgaagATTATTTTGATTCTCCAGGCTACTACAACACAAGGTGGAAAATACTGCAATATAATATCAGCAGATGAGAAAAAGTGCCACTTAAGGGAATCACTTGTCATCATCGACCATAGCGCTAATCAGATAGCAGTGGACAAGAGATCTAACACCTTGTATTTCAGCTTCGATGCAGGCCAAGGCGAATTCAACCCTGCGTTGATCGGAATAGATACCAAAAAGCTAAAGCTGCTTAAAGGAGTTAAAGATGCTTTTGCTATAGCTACGGATGATAAAACTGGTGATGTATATTTTGGTGGAAGCAACGGCGTTTATAAATATAGCCAGTTGAACAGCAAGCTAATGAGACTGGATATAAAGCAGTTAGACGTGTGGTGGTTAGTGATACGGAATCATATATATTACATACAGTTTCCAGACTTGAAGGCCTATGTGCATAAATGCAAGATGATCAGATTACTAGAACAGCTTCACAGCAGCGTAATGAACCAATTTGTCTTCGATGCtgaaaagaatatttactttataaacGGTACAGGTCTTTACAGAGTTGGCAAAGATGACACCAAGGTGGTATTACTAAGAAGCACACCAAAATTTTTAGGAATGACTACTAACATATATGGTACAGTGTACGTGTGCAGCGACAGTGGAATTTACTACATTAGGAAAGATCAGAAGTTGGCAAAATTTGTGAGCATCCAAGGTGTGTTAGCGTTGACATTTGACAAAGATAACCACTTGATTTACTCTGATTCTCGTGAGCTAGTCCGTCTCCTGCCTATGGAGAAGAGGATTAAAAAGAATGAATCTCGGAAGTCTCTTGCAGGGGATGTGAGGAATGTGACGGTTTGTGAAGTCTTCACGATGCTTGTTAGTCCAAAACCAAAGGCGATAGTTGAAGAAGAACATCAATGCGCTAATTCATTAAACACCTTGTAA